In Rubrivirga marina, the following are encoded in one genomic region:
- a CDS encoding ABC transporter ATP-binding protein, with translation MSRFSKRADARRHRDASDAEGPHPLDDDGLAGPADEPPGKPEAGVPADPDGLGAEADHIVGEDGPVTGNSPPPPENVVVDLRDVHKGFGPKTILKGVNLAVERGTSAVVLGGSGTGKSVLTKHVVGLLQPDKGEVWVLGERLDLMTPEQRDRKRTRLGYLFQGGALFDSMTVYENMRFFLDRLTTLRRDEKDDLIMESLEDVNLPQTRDQYPAELSGGQKKRIGLARTLILRPDIILYDEPTTGLDPVSVRVVSELIVQLRDTRGISSIAITHDLLAAEIITDKAHFLHDGVIAASGTLDEVRRSDHPVLQEFFQGTEAYGQA, from the coding sequence ATGTCCCGCTTCTCCAAACGCGCCGACGCCCGCCGTCACCGGGACGCCTCCGACGCCGAGGGGCCGCACCCGCTCGACGACGACGGGCTGGCGGGGCCCGCCGACGAGCCCCCCGGCAAGCCCGAGGCCGGCGTCCCCGCCGACCCGGACGGCCTCGGCGCCGAGGCGGACCACATCGTGGGCGAGGACGGGCCGGTCACCGGCAACTCGCCGCCGCCGCCGGAGAACGTCGTCGTCGACCTCCGCGACGTGCACAAGGGGTTCGGGCCGAAGACGATCTTGAAGGGCGTGAACCTCGCCGTCGAGCGCGGGACGAGTGCCGTCGTCCTCGGCGGCTCCGGCACGGGCAAGAGCGTGCTCACGAAGCACGTCGTCGGGCTCCTCCAGCCGGACAAGGGCGAGGTCTGGGTGCTGGGCGAGCGGCTGGACCTCATGACCCCCGAGCAGCGCGACCGGAAGCGGACCCGCCTGGGCTACCTCTTCCAGGGCGGCGCCCTCTTCGACTCGATGACGGTCTACGAGAACATGCGGTTCTTCCTCGACCGGCTCACGACGCTCCGCCGCGACGAGAAGGACGACCTCATCATGGAGAGCCTGGAGGACGTGAACCTCCCCCAGACGCGCGACCAGTACCCGGCCGAGCTCTCGGGCGGCCAGAAAAAGCGGATCGGCCTCGCGCGGACCCTCATCCTCCGGCCCGACATCATCCTCTACGACGAGCCGACGACCGGGCTCGACCCGGTGAGCGTCCGCGTCGTGTCGGAGCTCATCGTCCAGCTCCGCGACACGCGCGGGATCTCGTCGATCGCCATCACGCACGACCTCCTCGCGGCCGAGATCATCACCGACAAGGCCCACTTCCTCCACGACGGCGTGATCGCCGCGTCGGGTACGCTCGACGAGGTCCGCCGCTCCGACCACCCGGTCCTCCAGGAGTTCTTCCAGGGGACCGAGGCGTACGGCCAGGCCTAG
- a CDS encoding MlaD family protein — MTRQARLGLVVLLGLLSAVGIMFVIGSQNSLFADTFSVRANFNQVAGLQTGASVFYNGIQVGRVTAVRLPNEPGAPITVRMAVNEEARPLIREDSRALIQTDGLVGNVIVSLTDGSPGRPQVADNGQIQGVDPFALSEVSDRLFTSIARFDSVTVGLSQTLADVRTGEGTLGRFLYDERLYESTVATADAFQGTVLESQNTLRALTARADQLVGTAETASAGVNEILRRVYQGEGTVARFLNEPAVYETFLATAAQLQEGAAQLQTVSSDIRAITDRLNQAAGWGAVGAFRFSENMEALKHNFLFRGYFEDRGYYEMAPFEVREAAIAEILEDLQERERRLSQQEREVQEALREIERIRGEIEASNAARPTPPAGVTVGAAAGGE; from the coding sequence ATGACCCGTCAAGCGCGCCTCGGTCTCGTCGTCCTCCTCGGCCTCCTCTCGGCCGTGGGGATCATGTTCGTGATCGGGAGCCAGAACAGCCTGTTCGCCGACACCTTCTCGGTCCGGGCCAACTTCAACCAGGTGGCCGGGCTCCAGACCGGGGCCTCGGTGTTCTACAACGGCATCCAGGTCGGGCGCGTGACGGCGGTCCGCCTGCCGAACGAGCCCGGCGCGCCGATCACGGTCCGGATGGCCGTCAACGAGGAGGCCCGACCGCTCATCCGCGAGGACAGCCGCGCGCTGATCCAGACCGACGGGCTCGTGGGCAACGTGATCGTGTCGCTGACGGACGGCTCGCCGGGCCGGCCTCAGGTCGCCGACAACGGCCAGATCCAGGGCGTCGACCCGTTCGCCCTCAGCGAGGTGTCGGACCGGCTGTTCACCTCGATCGCCCGGTTCGACTCCGTCACGGTCGGCCTGAGCCAGACGCTCGCCGACGTCCGCACGGGCGAGGGCACGCTGGGCCGGTTCCTCTACGACGAGCGGCTCTACGAGAGCACCGTGGCCACGGCCGACGCCTTCCAGGGGACGGTCCTCGAGTCGCAGAACACGCTCCGCGCGCTCACCGCCCGCGCCGACCAGCTCGTGGGGACGGCGGAGACGGCGTCGGCCGGCGTCAACGAGATCCTGCGGCGGGTGTACCAGGGCGAGGGGACGGTCGCGCGGTTCCTCAACGAGCCGGCGGTCTACGAGACGTTCCTCGCGACGGCGGCGCAGCTCCAGGAGGGCGCGGCCCAACTCCAGACCGTCTCGTCCGACATCCGCGCCATCACGGACCGGTTGAATCAGGCGGCCGGGTGGGGCGCCGTCGGGGCGTTCCGGTTCTCGGAGAACATGGAGGCCCTCAAGCACAACTTCCTCTTCCGGGGCTACTTCGAGGACCGCGGCTACTACGAGATGGCGCCGTTCGAAGTCCGCGAGGCAGCCATCGCCGAGATCCTGGAGGACCTCCAGGAGCGCGAGCGGCGGCTGTCGCAGCAGGAGCGCGAGGTGCAGGAGGCGCTCCGCGAGATCGAGCGGATCCGCGGCGAGATCGAGGCCTCGAACGCGGCCCGTCCGACCCCGCCTGCTGGCGTGACCGTCGGGGCCGCGGCCGGCGGCGAGTAG